In Pirellulales bacterium, a single genomic region encodes these proteins:
- a CDS encoding COX15/CtaA family protein, giving the protein MTQTASPTPSLWPHRLAVLLACATFPLIWVGGLVTTYDAGMAVPDWPTTYGYNLFLYPWQTWLFGPWDRFIEHGHRLLAATVGLLTIALAGAIWKKDARRWMRWMASIAVGGVILQGVLGGLRVVLDERLLAQIHGCVGPAFFALTAALATLTSRRWLGRGEGFVAIQNPKSKIQNLATTTAALVYVQLLLGSQLRHVQVTADAGLFRIAVWFHLLVAAAVVGHVVMLRLRTWREAAGNAWLRRPAELLLGLVGVQLALGCGAWVVNYGWPAWLADYPWAANYVVRRESFLQAAVTTGHVATGSLILAVSVVLALRAWREASTILHAVGNDTFAVAGAELAGIDSQLPTDAAGQRCPGGDATGASAGRGVFEHSRPLRGQPLPQPPTGAMA; this is encoded by the coding sequence ATGACCCAGACCGCCAGCCCAACGCCGAGCCTGTGGCCGCATCGACTTGCGGTGCTGTTGGCCTGCGCGACGTTCCCACTGATCTGGGTCGGCGGACTGGTCACCACCTACGACGCCGGCATGGCCGTGCCCGACTGGCCCACGACCTATGGTTACAACCTCTTTCTCTATCCCTGGCAGACGTGGCTTTTCGGCCCCTGGGATCGATTCATCGAGCACGGCCACCGGCTGCTCGCGGCCACGGTCGGTCTGCTTACCATCGCTTTGGCCGGGGCCATCTGGAAGAAAGACGCTCGCCGTTGGATGCGTTGGATGGCCTCGATCGCCGTCGGCGGGGTGATCTTGCAGGGCGTGCTCGGCGGGCTGCGTGTAGTGCTCGACGAGCGACTGCTGGCTCAGATACACGGTTGCGTAGGCCCGGCGTTTTTCGCGTTGACCGCCGCTCTGGCAACGCTAACGTCAAGACGATGGCTTGGAAGAGGGGAAGGCTTTGTTGCAATCCAAAATCCAAAATCCAAAATCCAAAATCTCGCCACGACCACGGCGGCGCTGGTCTACGTGCAACTCCTGCTTGGCTCGCAATTGCGGCATGTGCAGGTAACGGCCGATGCCGGCCTGTTTCGCATCGCCGTTTGGTTTCACCTGCTCGTCGCGGCGGCCGTCGTCGGACACGTGGTGATGCTCCGGCTGCGAACCTGGCGCGAAGCGGCCGGCAACGCCTGGCTGCGGCGGCCGGCAGAACTGCTGCTGGGTCTCGTGGGTGTGCAACTCGCGCTCGGCTGCGGCGCGTGGGTGGTCAACTACGGCTGGCCGGCTTGGCTGGCTGATTATCCGTGGGCTGCCAATTACGTCGTCCGCCGCGAGAGTTTTTTGCAGGCCGCCGTGACCACCGGGCACGTGGCGACGGGGTCGCTCATTCTGGCTGTCTCGGTGGTGCTGGCCCTGCGAGCCTGGCGGGAAGCGTCAACTATACTGCACGCGGTCGGCAACGACACATTCGCGGTGGCTGGGGCAGAGCTGGCCGGAATCGACTCGCAATTGCCAACAGACGCTGCCGGCCAGCGATGCCCCGGTGGTGACGCGACTGGGGCATCGGCTGGCCGCGGCGTTTTTGAGCATTCTCGACCGCTACGTGGCCAGCCTCTGCCCCAGCCACCAACGGGGGCGATGGCATGA